The Chamaesiphon minutus PCC 6605 DNA window TTTCTGATGTTTCTGGTCCCGATTTATCGGCTTTGGCTGCTTCTTTATATTTCCAATGTGCGGCAATACCATATTCGGCGACGTGGTGCATTTCTAATGTCCGAATCTGGACTTCTAGAGGCGTACCAGTAAAGCCGACGACGGTAGTATGTAAGGATTGATAGCGGTTGTTTTTGGGCAAGCCGATATAATCTTTGAATCTGCCAGGAATTGGTTTAAAAGCATCGTGAATTTCGGCGAGGGCGAGATAACATTCGTGATTTGATTCGACAATGATTCTAATTGCTGTCAAATCGTAAATCTCGCTAAATTCTTTCTTTTGATAGCGCATCTTTTGATAGATGCTATAAAGATGTTTCGGTCTACCGCTGATATCTACATAGTTAATCTTAGCTCGATCGAGTCGATGGCGGATCATCTCAGTAACGTTCGCAATTCGCGATTCTCTGGCGGTGCGTTTTTCGGCAACGAGATCTTGAATCCGGCGATAATCTTCAGCTTCGATATATTTAAATGAGAGATCTTCTAATTCCCACTTAATTCGCCCCAAGCCCAACCTGTCAGCTAAAGGTGCGAAAATATCGCGAGTTTCTTGAGAGATTGCTTGCTGTCGTTCGGTGCGTAAATGGTCGAGGGTACGCATGTTATGCAGTCTGTCGGCTAACTTGACCACAATTACGCGAATATCTTGCGCCATAGCGATAAACATGCGTCGAAAATTTTCGGCTTGTTGCTCTTTCTTGCTCGAAAATTCAAATTTAGAAAGTTTAGTGACACCTTCAACTAAGTGTGCTGTTTCTTTACCGAATTTTGCCTCAATTTGGTCGATCGTAATCGGTGTATCTTCGACCACATCGTGCAAAAATCCCGCTGCAATCATCGGCGCGCCACCACCTAAATCGCGCAGCAATCCCGCGACTGCAATCGGGTGACAAATATATGGTTCGCCCGATTTGCGTTTTTGATCGCCATGTAATTCGTATGCGAATTCAAAGGCATTTTTAATCAATTTACGTTCGCGTAGCGTCTCTGGCAGAGAATCGAGATCTATCGGTGCATCAGTATTGTCTTCTCCAGCCAAACACTGTTGCAACCAATCGGGAATCTCACAATCGTAAACGACCTCATTATCGGGATCGTTGACAAGTGTCACAGGATCGATATTGTCAGTAGAAATAGAAACAGGAGTGGTCATAACTGAAGAGAATAGGATGTAAATAATTAGAACTAAACTTTAATCCAAACCATCTAAATCTCCCAGTGGGGAATGATGGCTCGATTATCGTTCCGGATCGACAAAGGCGAGGCTTTAACTACGGTAAGCGTCTGCCTGCGCAGAGAGGCTCCGCTAACAAGGTTGCAAAGAGTGGCTAAACAATAATTACGATGACACCAACTACGATGTTATCGATATAGTCGGACGACGGATGTCAAAATTGATGTGGCGAACTACCTTGCGCTGCTGGGAGATCGCCAATCGCGCTCAATTTACATGGCACTGAATGTAGTGCTAAATTAGCTACATCCGAGTGCCGAGAATGTAGCGTTCGAGAGAGAAAATGAAGTGTAAAATTATTTACATAATATTCTATTCTATCTAATTTAGTTATGTTGCCATCCGAACAGATTTTAATGTGGCAACAATTATTTACCCGCTTGAGCGACTTGCCCAGCGACTCAATACCCGAACTGAAAGTCAGTCTCAGACAGACGATCGATTTTTTTGAGTCAGAGATCCTCACTCAGGATCTAGATCTGCCCGAACCGCTGGCTGGTAAAATCCGATCGTATGCGACCGAAAGCTATCGGCTGCTGCGCTTACTACCAATGGATGTCATGTTTATGGCTGCCGCACGCAATCCCACCACTGTTCGACAACGCCGTCAAGCATATCAAGAAAAATTAACACTATCGCTCGAATATTGCCAAGCAGCGATCGCTAGTTTGCAATCGTAACTATTTTCGATCGTTTCACATCCGCACCTCGATCGCCAGAAGACTACACTAGAGATGTAGTCGTTGGCTGCCACTGCCAAAATTTCCGAGCAACGATCGATCGTCAGCCGATGTGCGCTTGCTGGAACTCAGAGCGGCGAGGGAACCTCTATCGCGCTAGCCGCGACTATCACCTTATAACTGCCAACTGATTTAAAAGATGTATTGCCCTAAATGTAGGTCTGAGCTAGTAAATGGAATTATCGGCGATCTGCTGTTGACAAAACATTGTCCCAAGTGTGAAGGAGAATGGATTTCCGGTCGGAACTATCAAGGCTGGAGATCGGAGCGTCCGGCAGTCGTTCCCAGCCGCGAGACTATAGCTCAGAATTATCATCTGCCATATACACCCAGTCCCTTAGATGCCAAAGCAGCCCCTTGCCCCGAATGCTCTACCATGATGGCTAGAGGCAAAATCGCGCTCAAACAACCATTTTATGTCGAACATTGTCTCACTTGTGGCGGGATTTGGTGCGATCGGGGAGAATGGGACGTACTCGAACAATTGCAACTCCATACCAATATTCCGCAGATTTTTTCGAGCGGGTGGCAAGCTCAAGCTCGCGCCAGTCATCTTAATGCGCTCGAACGTCAAGCCGTAATCGATAAGGTGGGGGTGGAAATGGCGCAGCGAGTGTTCGATCTGGCTGAGGTGCTCGTCCAACATCCCAATGGTGATTTTGCGGCTGCTTATTTAATGCGTAGATTCGATCGCGATCGAAGTTAATCGATCGTTGATAATTGATAAAACAGAGGGGGAGGGGTAATCGATCGATTACCCCTCCCCCTCTGTTTTATCAATTAAATTAACTACACAAAAAGTCACCTCTAACCCAACCGATCGCTCCAAAAAAGTTGACTTTTCTCCAGGTATAACCACCAGCAACTCTGGCATTACCAATTAACACTACCGATCGACCGGGTGGAATTCTGCCGATTACTCTAGATTGCTGACCAGCACGAGCGCGCAGATTGACCGGATCGCCATCGCGACTGCAACTATAGACGGTACTAACACCGCCATAATTTCCGGGGCCAGATTGCGCGAAGGCAGGTGCGAGTGAGATCGTGCTTGTTGCTACTGCCAAACAGATTGCCGTACTAAGAGATTGAAGTTTCATGATGATTTTTTTGGCGTGGTTAGTTATTTATTATCGATCTAATTCGCTCGATCTATCGAGTAATCTGCACCTCTAAAGAGCGCGGACGATATTTCAAAACGAAGTTTCTGACTTGGTGGTAGTCATACTTTTTTGTCATCCCGATACAACCCGATGTACCATCTTCTTTGTTGTCTCGATCGAAACTCGGGTCCCAGTGGATACCGAGAGCGGTTCTTCTCATACGCGGGTTGAATCCAGGCTTGGGAAAAATTGGCACCATCGTTCCGCCTACTTCTCGAATCGTGCCCTTGACGACTGTGGGTACGACAGAATACGATCCGTCGGGCAAGGGCGCATCTGTATCGCTTTGGTAGCGATTCCTGGCTTGAGTAAATCCTCTACCAGTGACAGCATCGAGTTGAAAGACATAATCCGATGTGCGATCGCGATAAGCAGTCAATTTGTAAATCGGATTGTTGAATCTATTCTGAGAATTGCTGGGATCTCGACTTAAAATCAGACAGGGAAAGGCTCGGCAAGAAGCTGATGCAGAAATCCGATTTTGAGATGGCGATTGCGGCTGTTGCTTGGTTAGGGCTAAAGCTTTACTCAACTGTTTGAATTGAGCGTTGCCATCGTTAACATCTAAATTGAGTCGAGTTGGGGTTAACGCAGCCGATTTGGATTTAGCGGTAGGATCTTTAGCAACCCGATTTTTGGCATTAAGCACGATCGAGTCGAGCGGATTTACATAAGGTTCTGACATTACTGACTCAGTAGGCGTCGTTCCCGCCTGTGGCGATTTAGAGACTCCAGCCGGAGACGAGCTTACCGCTGGATCTGGTTGCGCTGGCTGTGCCAATGTATTCGGCGACGAAACTGGGTGGGCGGTCGAGCTAATACTTTGAGCATTAGATGGAAAATTAGAATTGCAACTACAGATCGCGAGGGCGATTGCGCACCAGCCGAGCGTTCGCGCTGCAATTAGAACCTTATGCATATATTTCTACTGGAAATAGGCGATGAAATCGCTACCGACCATAGCTA harbors:
- a CDS encoding RelA/SpoT family protein, which encodes MTTPVSISTDNIDPVTLVNDPDNEVVYDCEIPDWLQQCLAGEDNTDAPIDLDSLPETLRERKLIKNAFEFAYELHGDQKRKSGEPYICHPIAVAGLLRDLGGGAPMIAAGFLHDVVEDTPITIDQIEAKFGKETAHLVEGVTKLSKFEFSSKKEQQAENFRRMFIAMAQDIRVIVVKLADRLHNMRTLDHLRTERQQAISQETRDIFAPLADRLGLGRIKWELEDLSFKYIEAEDYRRIQDLVAEKRTARESRIANVTEMIRHRLDRAKINYVDISGRPKHLYSIYQKMRYQKKEFSEIYDLTAIRIIVESNHECYLALAEIHDAFKPIPGRFKDYIGLPKNNRYQSLHTTVVGFTGTPLEVQIRTLEMHHVAEYGIAAHWKYKEAAKADKSGPETSETGKATTNRRTEVDEKFAWLRQLLEWQNDVKDAIEFDDHLKDHLLERDVYVFTPKGEVVSLRQGSTPVDYAYRIHTEVGNHCAGAKVNDRIVPLSRTLSNGDIVEIITRENSRPSLDWLNFVVSPGARNRITQWYKRSHRDENVARGRELLERELGKNGLEALLKSEPMLAVAQRCNYVTVEDLLAGLGYGEITQKTVVNRLREMVKDREAPTQELPPTTAPKQTSPANSDFPILGIEGLLHHLAGCCSPIPGEPIIGIVTRNSGISIHRQGCVNVEQMDGNRLLPVSWNTQVTKEKARTYPVSVQLEVLDRVGVLKDILSRLTDNKINVRSANVITHYAKPAIIDLSIEVSDKAQLDRCLAQIKQMSDVLNIRRLTQSVEN
- the patD gene encoding heterocyst frequency control protein PatD, yielding MLPSEQILMWQQLFTRLSDLPSDSIPELKVSLRQTIDFFESEILTQDLDLPEPLAGKIRSYATESYRLLRLLPMDVMFMAAARNPTTVRQRRQAYQEKLTLSLEYCQAAIASLQS
- a CDS encoding zf-TFIIB domain-containing protein; the protein is MYCPKCRSELVNGIIGDLLLTKHCPKCEGEWISGRNYQGWRSERPAVVPSRETIAQNYHLPYTPSPLDAKAAPCPECSTMMARGKIALKQPFYVEHCLTCGGIWCDRGEWDVLEQLQLHTNIPQIFSSGWQAQARASHLNALERQAVIDKVGVEMAQRVFDLAEVLVQHPNGDFAAAYLMRRFDRDRS
- a CDS encoding SH3 domain-containing protein gives rise to the protein MKLQSLSTAICLAVATSTISLAPAFAQSGPGNYGGVSTVYSCSRDGDPVNLRARAGQQSRVIGRIPPGRSVVLIGNARVAGGYTWRKVNFFGAIGWVRGDFLCS